The region GAAGAAACATGATCCACCTGATACCCGGGCCCGGCCAGCCGGTTGGCCTGCAGCACACACACCGGTTGGCACTGGCGTACGGTGTCTGCGGTTTTCTCCGGGTGCGAAGGTTGGCTGGCCACGGGTTTTCATGGGCAGCATGTACCCGCCTCACCGTAGACCGGGTACCACCCCGCTTCCGATGGGCACTATTAGCACTAAATGGTTCCAATAAATAGGAAACAATAGCGAGTCCCCGAGAGCCAGGCGGAGCCTAGCGTCATCGCTTCGCGAGGTtcgttttttgcttctccaccAGCAATCCTCATGTTCTGTCGTGGTGTCTGCTGTGTGGCAAAAGGAGTGAGAAGCACGAGGGGCCACAGACAGAACACACATCCTAAAACACTGTCTTCTGACCCCTGGTTTCTCCTGGGCTGGCCAACGTAAGATAAGCGatgctcgcagcagcagcagcagcaacaaacgccGAACACATTGGCGTTGGGTTTTTCTAACAAATTGCTGACATAGAACTGCAACACGAACACGCGGCCAGCGGTGGATCGTTATGTGTTCGTCTGCCAGCATGTaatttgttgttgtcctgGAATGGTGGCCAGGCGGCAGTCTGCAGCTGCTCGCCTCGCCGCGAAGAAATTCTTCTGCGGAAAACACATTATCAAACGCGCAGATGTAGCTCTCTCGGTGCgtgtttgcttcttcttcccctgGAGTCGTTCGCCTGAACATCACAACCTTACGATCAACGCAGCCAACAACGAACGGCGACGGAGGGTTATGGCAGGCAAAACGATTAGCACCGGTGCGAGACCGAGATCCGGGGACGGGCGGTCGGTTTGTTCTAAGGCACAATCTAAGGAACATCTACCGAGGTACGAACGGGTTCCAAGGGAGTTATGTTTTAGCTAAATGTTGCTggcaaccgtggccaccattttatGCTCTTCCGTCCAAGAAATCTCCATTACAGATCTCTAATGTGTGCTCCGTGCGTCCAGAATGTTTGAATGCACAGACGGGGCAGCCACGGCAGGTTGCAATTGATTTCTGGAAAGACAAACATGAACCACAGTTCCTTCGGGGCGTTCTGCTCATGAGCTGTTCCGCTTCAAAGTTCTGGGTGGTGTACTCGGTGTAATTTTTGGAGCTTATGTTTACCTTCAAAGCTCTCTGCGTTGCGGAGATCATCAATCTAAGCGTCATTTGCCTGTGTACCCTGTAGTTTCGGTTGGCCCGTGGAATGAACCACTTTCCCACGAATCTTTCGCCACACTCCGGTTTGCCGTTGTTGCAATTtcatgccttttttttgttgttgtttgttattcGCAAACCATAACAACCGGAGTGCTAGCGCGTCGCGAGAGCTAGATGATGCGAGATGATCTGCCAGGGGTTTCGTTAtgatttatcatcatcatcatcatcatcaccaccaacaacagcagcagcaccatcatcagcatcgccgTCTCGATCTCGTGGTTCGTTTTGcgcgccgtgccgtgccgtgtggtgTGATCGTGTTCGAGGTATCGAAATAGTGCAGCTACAGCACCACCCCAGCAGCCCGCGATGCTCCCGATGCTGTCACAATGGTTTGTAGCACTAATTGTGACCGCCATCCGCGACATTCCCCCCGTCCCCCTCGAAGTCGATGCCAAAATGGTGTGCCACAACATTCGCATAACATCGACTGACCCGGGCCAGTCCTCTTCGCTCAAAACACATAAGAGGGGCACACTCGATCGAATTACCAcatcggcggcgacggtggtggttggctgtTTAGGGAACGGACCCGTACCGGTGCTTTTTTTATGCGCTGCGCCATTTTTGCCGTTTCTCGCATCGCGCTGGACAGCTTCGATCATTCCATTTGGTCGAAAGTACGGTTGCGTTCAGCACTTTCTTCCTACGCAGTCGGAGTGCGcgtcttcatcgtcgacaatggcgacgacggcgacgacgatcgatctGCGCTGCAAGTGGGACGCGCGATTCAGTTCCGATTCACCGGAGGGGCCTTTTTTGTGTCTGcacacgcgcgtgtgtgttggtgcggaCGGCGGCCAATAACCGGTGCCCGAGGGGCTGATGCTTATGCTGATTTGTTATGGCGCTTCGGAGTCCGGAGTCCGGTTTCACGATGGgatgcatgatttatgggcGATCCATCTTGGCCAGTGGACTCCGAAGCGGAATCTGAGATAGAGGCACTCACACGCATCTGTGCCGGCCATCTGAACGGCCTTTTGTCGTCGTTCGCCCCGCACCCCCCGGTTCCATTTCACCTCTCGGAAGGTGCGCTGGCCCTTTTCCCGCTGGCAAGTGTCAGATTAGTATGCGACACACCGCAGGCGATCGTTCGTTGACTCCTTATTTATCATCCGTCACCACCAcgccgagtgcgagtgcgagggaAAAGCGGAGCGCGGTCACcctttaaaaaagaaacggaagttATGCTGCCGAGCAATTATGCAATCTAAAGAtcgcgatcagcagcaccgcagtGTCAGCGCACCGCGATCGCCACACTCGTTTCGGAcactttttttcggggggccCGTCAGCGGGACTGTTGCGAGTCCTAACTTTCTTCACTTTGCGTTTCGAACGTGACGCAACGGCGATGAATTGAGCGGCGATTGAATCACCTGACgtatgcaccaccaccaccaccaccatcccgttTGACGTACCACGGCGTAGTTCTTTGACCTTTTcttttggtggtgctgctgatcgtttgGTGCGATCgttgccaccgtcaccatcggaCACCATGAGTCGATTACCGTTGCATCTGTTGCTTCTCCGCCGGTTGGACTGCAATTTCAATGTCACCTAACACAAGCCACCACTTGTGGCTGCTGGCGGATCATGTTCAGATCATAATCGTGCAATGCACACCCTCCGCTGGAGGGCATTGTTTCTTCACGCTGCCGTCGTTCGCCGTCGATTATCGTATCGCCAATCCGTTTATTAACACCTCGATCGTCGACAACTGACACCGTTTCGACGTAAATTGTTCGCGCGTCTTGTAGTTGAGTGCGATCGTGTGATAGCGATCGATAGAGTGCCCTCAGTAATGTCTTCGGGCCTGATCTGAGTGTGCTGATTCTGAGAAGATGATGAGTTTGTGTTGTGAGTTCGTTGAACCACAGGAaccacctcacctcacctcacagTCTGCAATGCGCCAGTTCCGGAAGGTTTTGCCATCCGGTGGTCTCActttcatcggcatcggctggCCAGCGTGTTGCATAACCGGTATACCGTGGCTAATTTGGCGCGAGTGTGAGCGCGATAGCAACGACAGCATAACACACAGCTCTGCACCGGTGTGCATAGTCCCTGGTGGCCCGGTTACAAACCGGCACCGACGGTTGTTTAATGAGATCAGTTCACCTTATGGAATGTCACTGCTGAGACTCCGGTCCCTCCTCTGGTGCCATGGTGTCTTCATTATCGACACTTTcattagctggctggctggctggctggctggctggctagcaggATAAGCTCGCGCTTCCGGAAGCAACCACGAAGCGGGAGCTAATCTGTGTTATTAGATTTGGCGTTATTGAATTAAGATGCAAATgcactggctggttggccggctcgatggctagctggctgctTCTCACTTCACGTCGCGGTGGTATCTTTCGGTATTTCCGTACCGATTAGCCACACTCCCGATCCTGATTGCGATTCTTCGCCACTTCGCCTCTTCGGACACTTTGTGCGATGCCTTCCGGCTTGTCCATCGTGGGCCCCCCCCCGACGGTCTGGATTGCAATTAAGAAAGAGCGCACCTGCTTCGAGTGCTTCGTGCTGGTGGCACCAGCACTTGcagcttttgttgtttgcccAAGCTGCGCGACTGACTGGCCGGCGAGGGCGAATGTTGACTTTAACGATGGAGTGCCATAAATTTGAACAACCTGCCGGATGATCGGTCGTGCAAATGGCGCGCGCGGCCACAAACAATGTACAGCCAAAGGAGGACGATCATCTTACTCGCGTCTCAACGATGGCGGCGCCTAGGTCTAGGCCAAGATCCATTTCAGGCCCGAGGCGGAGTGCACCGCAGACGCAGAACGAATTAATGCCAATGCCGGCGTAAAGTGGCGACGTCGAGGGTGCGTATGTGACGAGCACCAGGAACACGGAAACCGCGTGACGCGATGTGGGTGCGTCAGGAAAGGACACCGGGAACCCCACCGGGACTGCagcgaaggaaatcgaaagcaccaacgggaacgggaatggGATTTGGGGTTTGGACGTGAAATGAGTTGGCAAAGTTTGAACAACCGTCTCGCCGCGTGATGGTGAGGTCATTGGCAGCGTCTTCGAAGGTGTTGTTTGCAGACTCGTGCAGACAAGCTGCGCTTCTTTGGGGgagtggtggggggggggggggaaagagaaCCAAGAATAAGGATCTAGAAGTAAAGGTTGCTCGATGCCTTGCCATGGGTACCGATCGTTTCGTGAGCGCGTTGAGAAGGGTCGCGCTCAAGTTGTTATTGATACCTGTCTCGGCGTTGGAcacggttcgcggttcgctgATTTCTGAAAGCTCCGCCAacttcaccaccaaccccctcTTGCTGCCCTTGCGTTGTGGGTGTGCAATACTCTTAATTCGAAACACAATCatccggagcagcaggaatCCACCGCATGAAGCATGAGGATCAGTTTCGCGCCCCGGTACCGAATGTATCACTTCCGCTTTATTGTCCACGGTCCATACGGTCCCGGAGCATTCGAAAGCCGTTGAAAGCGTTGCTCTTAACGGGTTTCCCGACACCGACCATCAATAGCACCGagcgacgatcgatcgcagaaaAGGGTGCCCCAAACGGTGCCATATTAATGAGGGATGGGCCCGGGGCAGCGCAACTCGTGCGCTCGATCGCGCCCCTTGACTTATCGGGCGCGATTTAACATGCCAACATGATGCTGGTCCTCGCCACCCCCTTCTCCCCCATCACCTCACCACTACACGAACCACCTTCCAGCGTGCGCGAGTAACGGTGTTTTGTGAATCGTGTTTTCCCGACATTTTTCGTCCGATCATTTCAATTAATCGTCCCCCGGGTGGGTGAGGAAGAGGACACCAGCGGGAAGTGATGGTCGATCGAGttccttcgattcgattcgattctctTCGCGACTCCGAGGGCCACGCACGATTGGCCGATGAAAGAATAATCGATTTCGGGAACGCAACGCTGCGCTGCACTCCACGGTATCCCCGGCATCCTCTGGTCAACGTATGCAAAACAGAAGACGTCCTCGTGTTCGTGTTTCACTTCGGGCCGCATACCAAAGGCTGGAGAAGGACTTTCTTATTAATTACTTTCTCCTTCACCCAAGCACAGCGCTCAATGCCACAGGAATCGCGAGAAGAAGTCGACGGCATGTCGAAAGGGTGACCGGAATTTAATAGGCTCTCCCTGCCCCTGCATCGACGACGTGGTTCACGATCATCCGATCGATTGGCGAGGTGAGGCGTGATCAGGATGtactctcttctctcttgcCACTGGCACGATCCGGCGTGATGATCCCCGTGCTCGGTGATTGCTGGACGATGGAAAGTgaagttttcgattttctttcgtATGGAAAGGCGGATGGAACATTCCTGGCGCATAAGAAGGATGAATTCGGGCTTTATTGGATTCCTTCCTcaccatccgatccggtgAAGGTCGGATCTTCTCACACCTTCGTCGGTAGCTTGATCGTGACGGATTTGGTCTCCAAGTACAGCTCGATACCACTGTAACCGAGTTCGCGGCCACTACCGGATTGCTTGTAACCACCGAAGGGCGTCGTCGGTACCACGTAGTCGTAGCAGTTGACCCTGCatcaaaaaaaaggaatattcAGATTCAGTCACCGATTTGCGTTCTGTCTCGGTCCCGGCGCTCGGTCCCACTTACCACACGGATCCTGCTTCAACCGCGTTCGTGAAGGTGATGGCGGTGTTAATGTCCTTGGTGACGACACCGGCCGCCAGTCCGTACTCGGTCGCGTTAGCCCGTTCGATCACCTCGTCCAACGTGCGAAACTTCAGAATGCTCTGGACCGGTCCAAAGATCTCTTCCTTCGCGATCCGCATCCCATCGCCGACGTCCGAGAAAACGGTCGGTTCGATGAAGTATCCAACGGACCCGAAACGCTTACCACCGGCCTGCAGCTTAGCGCCCTCCTTCTGTCCCGATTCGATATACTCCAGCACCTTACGGAACTGATCGTCATCCACCTGTGGACCCTGCTGGACACCCTCCTGGAACGCGTCACCAACCTTCCGCTGGCGCGCCATCTCGGCGGCCTTCGCCACAAACGCATCGTAGATGCCTTCCTGCACGAACGTCCGGCTACCGGCGCAACAGTTCTGTCCGTGGTTGGCAAAGATGGCATTATGCGCAATCTCGACCGCTTCATCCACtggtagagagacagagagagagagagagatcacgCGTGTCAATCATCGATCAATGTGCAACCTAGTGACCTAATGAGTGGCCCCACTCGACGCTACTTACGATCGGCATCGTTGAAGATGACGAGTGGACTCTTGCCACCGAGCTCGAGTGATACCTTCTTCAGGTTGGAGGTCGATGCACCGTTCAGGATGAGACGCCCGGTCTCGACCGAACCGGTAAAGGCGACCTTGCGGATTTCCGGATGCGCCACAAGAGCAGCACCGACCGTTGGTCCGTATCCGTTCACCACGTTAATAACTCCATCCGGGAATCCGGCCTCCTTCGATAGGGCCGCCATGTACAGCGCACTCAGTGGCGTTTGTTCGGCCGGCTTCAGGACCAGCGTGCAGCCGgccgccagtgccggtgcccaCTTCCAGGTCAGCATCAAGATCGGATAGTTCCAGGGAATGATCTGACCGACCACACCGACCGGTTCCTTCCGGATGTACGTCAAAACCGGGCCATCCGATGGCACCGTACTACCGTGGATCTTGTCCGCCCAACCGGCATAATACCGGAACGTATCGATGGCGCACCCGATGTCGAACACGGAATCACCGAACGTTTTGCCATTGTCCAGTGACTCCAGATTGGCCAGCGTGTCCGTATCGCGCTGCATCAGATCGGCCAGCCGGTTCAACAGTCGTCCCCGGGCCGAAGCATCCATCTGCCGCCAGGGAGAGTTCCGTGCGAAGGCTGCCtttgccgcacgtaccgccACCTCGACGTCCTCCTTGTCTCCTTCGGCGACGCTTACGATCGGTTGACCGGTGGCCGGGTTAAGTGTCGCGAAGCTCTTGCCACTCTTCGCCTCCACAAACTCATTGTTGATGAACAGCTgaaaaggaagagacagagagagagagagagacagagggataAGAGAGATTCGTGTGCGATCGTCCCAATGTGTGCTCATTTAGGGTGAAGGAGCATGATTTATGTAGCGAATGAGCCCGGTGACCCAAACGAACGATGCGATGAGCCCCAAACTGCCTTTCGCCTGTGAAAAGGGCGATGACGACAGTCCGGGACAGGCGCGGGAGAAGGTGTGACAAACATAAATACCCGGAGCCCCGTAGCTCCGGATCCCTCGAGCGCTCGAGGCCAGCGATTATAataaaaattatgaaattaaGTTATTAATTCGAGAGATTTATGAGCTGGGGTACCGCACGAGCGCCGCCCCGTAGTGCGCGCCGCGCTGTCACGGTACTTGTCATCCGCGAGGACTCCCGGgagatacagagagacagacagagagagagagagagacaccgcGAACACTTCCATGCTTCATGCGAGGCCAGtccaacaacagaaaaaaagggattttcgTTTTGCCACGGAATGTCCCTCATCTCACGGACttcacgacggcgacgacgacgacaacacccTCATGGCATCCCATTTGCTACGGTTTTTGCGTCctcgtcccggtcccggtcccggtcccgtaCCCGGTGGCTTAAGGAATTCCTTTTTCGCCGGCCCGGCTTGCCACATTGTCGCGAGTACTTCCGTGCCATGGTCGCGTGGTTTATTTTAAGAAGATGGCGTCCTTCGCCCGCACCTCGTTCGTGCCCTCCAGGTTTTGGGCGACACTTTCGGCAACCCCGTTGCCAGCTCAGCTCCAGTGGTTGCTGGACGGCGATGCATGTTATAGTTAATTGCTTCGGCACAGTAggccatttttctttcgctcaaACTCCCGGAGCGGAGCAGCCGCATGCGGAACCGTCGCAGCCACAACAGTACGCGCCAGtgctcccaaaaaagggaaaattttTGCGAATTGCAGgcaggaagggagggaggaagggaggggatGGCCAAGTGAAGTGATGTAACGGGGCTTTCGTGGTTTCCGTGCTGCGTGATGGATGCGAGAGGATCCCtttgtgtgagtgagtgtgggaTGCAAATTGGGTCAGTGTGCATATTGTTGGTGGGAATGCATCGCGGTGCATTCACCATCCCCGCCACTCCTCCCACCAGTTCCCCGTGGCTGTGCGGTTGCCCACCGATTGAATTCCCCTCGAATTCTCCCGATAGATTTCGCGCATCCTTGCACTCGAATGCAGTCATTGGGCTCCCCAGGCCCGTttgcgaaatgaaaaaccgcagaaaattgtttgttttttcaatttccgaaTGCCTGCAGGATGCATTTCGCCGAATTCATTACGTTTTCGCTTCACCACCAGACTCGGTTGTTGATTCTGTAAAGTGCGTATAATGCTTTGGTGCATTCCCTGCCTCGAAACACCAATTCCAGGAGTCAACATTACAATGGCCAAGCGTACCGGATATTCGCGGACAGCGCGCCACCAGGTCAGCAGGTCATGGTAAGGCCGTCCGGCCGTCTGGTGGTAGGCGACAAACGGCCACCATACCGAGGGGAATTAGTGTTAAGACataatttcttaattttccACGCTGCTGTCATCTCGCTTTCAGCGCTCGAGCAGCCCCCTTGCGCGCCTTGCAACACTTTCGTTCGCGGGAGacagcaccaaacaccaaatggccaccaaccaccagcaccgagagcGTTGGTCACgagataataataattaatttttctgACTTTAAACTGCACGCGCTTACGGTTGGTTTGGGCGCACCCGTGGTACCATTTGTGTCGTTCCCGGTCGCGCCACTCATCGTTTTTGGCCACACGCGCGGAATTCGGTTTCGAAAGATGCCGTGCGCGGTGCCAGTGGAATGCGCACCAAGCATTCCAGTGCCGATTTCGGCCGCCGACACcgagacggaacggaaaggacgGGAAATGGGTGGGCAAGACAAATCACATCATCCACCGGGCTTCCACCGGGGAGTGCCATCGGATCGTTTAGCAGTAGGAAGAGAGGCCAGAAGCGAGACCAGAAGAACGCACCGACGAACGATGATCGGGATGGCGATCGGGTAAGGAAGGGGACAGCAGCGGGAGCGGCAGAAGCGAAGATAAACGACTTAAGTAATGCGATACGATATAAGGCGATATAGCGGGTTGCATGCCAATCCGAAACTTACGACCATGTGTGAGCGAGGAGAGACCCGGGCGCTGATTTGCGATGCGTGACTCGCGCGGACTCGGCCAGCTGCTAGCACGCGAACGCAAACGCCACGGTGGCCCCCAAGATCGCTTCtttcgaaaacaacaaacggcaaaaggaaaggaaggaaaaaaaatgcggca is a window of Anopheles aquasalis chromosome 2, idAnoAquaMG_Q_19, whole genome shotgun sequence DNA encoding:
- the LOC126578602 gene encoding aldehyde dehydrogenase 1A1-like → MANPKQEIKYTKLFINNEFVEAKSGKSFATLNPATGQPIVSVAEGDKEDVEVAVRAAKAAFARNSPWRQMDASARGRLLNRLADLMQRDTDTLANLESLDNGKTFGDSVFDIGCAIDTFRYYAGWADKIHGSTVPSDGPVLTYIRKEPVGVVGQIIPWNYPILMLTWKWAPALAAGCTLVLKPAEQTPLSALYMAALSKEAGFPDGVINVVNGYGPTVGAALVAHPEIRKVAFTGSVETGRLILNGASTSNLKKVSLELGGKSPLVIFNDADLDEAVEIAHNAIFANHGQNCCAGSRTFVQEGIYDAFVAKAAEMARQRKVGDAFQEGVQQGPQVDDDQFRKVLEYIESGQKEGAKLQAGGKRFGSVGYFIEPTVFSDVGDGMRIAKEEIFGPVQSILKFRTLDEVIERANATEYGLAAGVVTKDINTAITFTNAVEAGSVWVNCYDYVVPTTPFGGYKQSGSGRELGYSGIELYLETKSVTIKLPTKV